From Spiroplasma eriocheiris, the proteins below share one genomic window:
- a CDS encoding prolipoprotein diacylglyceryl transferase: protein MLNQLLLAEPSPGWINPDNTPHNIIATYGGWVHMYAVFITTGMILAVFASYIRLKAKNVPVEPLIWAVFIIIPFSLFGASFFGKYNEDPSQPLIGYDGGAPFWSLFAFWKAGMSIHGGVLFGVVVGIIVFAFVARKSRVSMWVYIDCIVPNILLGQVLGRWGNFFNHELLGDPVSYESLKWLPAFIRDNCFQWVGDHPELVPGTGGIQWRAPIFLYESFWNFILWVILTFVVPNFGKVLGPKPWKKDPQKYPFDFKYSIRHFFNRKIEEPDKLTWKEVWDKAFYYNNPTQKQLEQIKPKKFKETSSPTINRLKKWWVNDAKELTRLNNPEGYWITRSGVQAGLYFFGWNLIRFVLETQRENGADLFVMNNRPLDYAMLWMIAIFGLLMAAYAQWFAPIKLRKNGHLYEKEYVDYTNLANWKLEYYLQHQINYNQISQQQELETLIKTKVMTYLGYENKSFEEYFSLNDFKVFSHQDHITSFTFKIMTHNQPSNIFSDEISCEVALV from the coding sequence ATGTTAAATCAGTTGTTATTAGCCGAACCTTCACCGGGTTGAATTAATCCGGACAATACTCCCCATAATATTATTGCAACATATGGTGGTTGAGTCCATATGTATGCGGTATTTATTACGACCGGGATGATTTTAGCGGTTTTTGCTAGTTATATCCGTTTGAAGGCTAAGAATGTTCCCGTTGAACCGTTAATTTGAGCAGTGTTTATTATTATTCCATTTTCATTATTTGGGGCTAGTTTTTTTGGAAAATATAACGAAGATCCTAGCCAACCCTTAATTGGTTATGATGGGGGTGCACCCTTTTGATCATTATTTGCCTTTTGAAAAGCCGGAATGAGTATTCACGGAGGAGTATTATTTGGGGTTGTTGTCGGAATTATTGTCTTTGCCTTTGTCGCCCGAAAATCACGAGTTTCAATGTGAGTATATATTGACTGTATTGTGCCTAATATCTTATTAGGACAGGTATTAGGAAGATGAGGAAACTTCTTTAACCATGAATTATTAGGAGATCCTGTTTCTTATGAATCTTTAAAATGATTACCAGCTTTTATTCGGGATAATTGTTTCCAATGAGTTGGTGATCATCCTGAGTTAGTTCCTGGAACGGGGGGTATTCAGTGAAGAGCCCCAATCTTTTTATATGAATCATTCTGAAACTTTATTTTATGAGTAATCTTAACTTTTGTGGTTCCTAATTTTGGTAAAGTTTTAGGACCAAAACCATGAAAAAAAGATCCTCAAAAATATCCGTTTGATTTTAAATATAGTATTCGTCATTTCTTTAACCGAAAAATTGAAGAACCTGATAAATTAACTTGAAAAGAAGTGTGGGACAAAGCTTTTTACTATAATAATCCTACCCAAAAACAATTAGAACAAATTAAACCAAAAAAATTTAAAGAAACATCTTCTCCAACCATTAACCGTTTAAAAAAATGGTGGGTAAATGATGCGAAAGAACTAACCCGTTTAAATAACCCAGAAGGTTATTGAATTACTCGTTCGGGAGTCCAGGCTGGTTTATATTTCTTTGGTTGAAACTTAATTCGCTTTGTTCTAGAAACTCAGCGGGAAAATGGGGCAGATTTATTTGTGATGAATAACCGACCATTAGATTATGCAATGTTGTGAATGATTGCCATTTTTGGTTTACTAATGGCCGCTTATGCCCAATGATTCGCCCCAATTAAATTGCGGAAAAATGGTCATTTGTATGAGAAAGAATATGTTGATTATACTAATTTGGCAAACTGAAAATTAGAGTATTATCTTCAACACCAAATTAACTATAATCAAATTTCCCAACAGCAAGAATTAGAAACCTTAATTAAAACAAAAGTAATGACATACTTAGGATATGAAAACAAAAGTTTTGAGGAATACTTTAGTTTAAATGATTTTAAAGTTTTTAGTCACCAAGATCACATTACCAGTTTTACGTTTAAGATTATGACCCACAACCAACCATCAAATATTTTTAGTGATGAAATTAGTTGTGAAGTAGCATTAGTTTAA
- a CDS encoding DMT family transporter, translating into METKNLEQSKSHMFAASIFGVTSAIFYSLTPLFVFFFAGDNSTKITYAIFLATIQELMSFLLVAFATGFLEWKSLIHNNHKFKNLTYTLVLPFGYMCGVGLYSSIKNLILKLKHLRVWIMAGVGLLAGPISMALLMIAALFLNDGTLGNVILNTAPIYCMIISRVVLKEKINRFGLVGILITTLFTFGMLFNYFFMKEQINWKLIAGVLLSFVAALCYAFEGTISDYFLHSNKIQLSNYEVVSVKSFISFWTMLIIALPIASAIDNQPGYQGWVVFKSSFDLYGWQAILVYVSGIVMGTGRLMYFETVKLSNGTYALATQLTMLIWTPVLQILGNTFISEINVDKLQWYYWVWSALILLGLVIITFNENLNSYYNRWKLKHSTQRTLNSSAKPVKNPNKIIDN; encoded by the coding sequence ATGGAAACTAAAAATTTAGAACAATCAAAAAGTCATATGTTTGCAGCAAGTATTTTTGGTGTTACTTCGGCAATTTTTTATTCATTAACACCTTTATTTGTGTTCTTTTTTGCGGGAGATAATTCAACTAAAATTACTTATGCGATATTTTTAGCAACGATTCAAGAACTAATGTCCTTTCTGTTAGTAGCCTTTGCAACTGGATTTTTAGAATGAAAAAGTCTTATTCATAATAATCATAAATTTAAAAATTTAACTTATACTTTAGTCCTTCCTTTTGGTTATATGTGTGGAGTTGGGTTATACTCTTCCATTAAAAACCTAATTTTAAAATTAAAACATTTACGAGTATGAATTATGGCAGGCGTTGGTTTACTAGCTGGACCAATTTCAATGGCGTTATTAATGATTGCGGCGTTATTTTTAAATGATGGAACCCTAGGAAACGTTATTTTAAACACCGCTCCAATTTATTGTATGATTATTAGCCGGGTTGTTTTAAAAGAAAAAATTAACCGTTTTGGACTAGTAGGGATTTTAATAACCACCTTATTTACCTTTGGAATGTTATTTAACTACTTTTTCATGAAAGAACAAATTAATTGAAAATTAATTGCCGGAGTTTTATTATCCTTTGTTGCGGCGTTGTGTTATGCTTTTGAAGGAACTATTAGTGATTATTTTCTCCATAGTAATAAAATTCAACTATCTAACTATGAAGTGGTATCGGTAAAATCATTTATTAGTTTTTGAACAATGTTAATTATTGCGTTACCAATCGCTTCCGCCATTGACAACCAACCAGGTTACCAAGGATGAGTAGTATTTAAATCCAGCTTTGATTTATATGGGTGACAGGCAATTTTAGTGTATGTGTCAGGAATTGTAATGGGAACCGGCCGTTTGATGTATTTTGAAACTGTTAAATTATCAAACGGAACTTATGCTTTAGCAACCCAACTGACAATGTTGATTTGAACCCCAGTTTTACAAATCTTAGGAAATACCTTTATTAGTGAAATTAATGTTGATAAATTACAATGATACTATTGAGTATGATCGGCGCTCATTTTACTAGGATTAGTTATTATTACCTTTAATGAGAATTTAAATAGTTATTATAACCGTTGAAAACTAAAGCATTCAACCCAGCGAACGCTTAACAGTTCTGCCAAACCGGTGAAAAATCCGAACAAAATAATTGATAATTAA
- a CDS encoding ferritin-like domain-containing protein, which produces MLTKEMQKDLQEYLDEHAKMQFICYNLSTNADRLGYPGFAHYYQVQAQDEVLHQRRIMNFMMDRDGTFEMTKVEPVFKELKSIKEVVEEYAHHRKHFAEITNHFAARSRELGDLVTNKFYDWFIIDFYEELAEVKDILDWINMSNGDYYKLDRKMAKREEPDTKTVIDPFSPHN; this is translated from the coding sequence ATGCTAACAAAAGAAATGCAAAAAGATCTGCAAGAATATTTAGATGAACATGCGAAGATGCAATTTATTTGTTATAACTTAAGTACTAATGCTGATCGCTTAGGTTATCCCGGGTTTGCTCATTATTATCAAGTTCAAGCGCAAGATGAAGTTTTACATCAACGTCGTATTATGAACTTTATGATGGATCGCGATGGTACTTTTGAAATGACAAAAGTAGAACCTGTCTTTAAAGAATTAAAATCAATTAAAGAAGTTGTGGAAGAATATGCTCATCATCGTAAGCACTTTGCGGAAATTACAAATCATTTTGCGGCAAGATCCCGCGAACTAGGTGATTTAGTTACTAATAAATTCTATGATTGATTTATCATTGATTTTTATGAAGAACTAGCTGAAGTTAAAGATATCTTGGATTGAATCAACATGTCAAATGGTGATTATTACAAACTAGATCGTAAAATGGCAAAACGCGAAGAACCAGATACAAAAACAGTAATTGATCCGTTTAGTCCACATAATTAA
- a CDS encoding NADH-dependent flavin oxidoreductase — MNRKYEKLFSPFTFPNQVTIKNRIIMSPMTTFSGFENGKYTLDELNYYQARIEGVGMVIAGCAYVNRNGKAFIGQPAIDDDKYIPNLKKLADLIHEKHGVAIMQLHHGGRECHRETLLLPEPLSASAVISLREWAITPRAMTSEEILDTIEDFGAATLRAIKAGYDGVEIHGANTYLLQQFFSPHANQRKDEWGGTLKKRMKFPLAVVEKVLAVVKEHSTKPFIVGYRISPEEIENPGITLEDTCALMDHLVKYPLDYIHISNSWVWRKSLRNKENPTPVINEIINRFHDKIPLIAVGGVKTPDDALKVLDSNIPLVAMGRELIAEPQWVHKVESGNELAIRTSIKLSDLAELQIPQPLLDLFIEDNKNWKMSIED; from the coding sequence ATGAATCGCAAATATGAAAAATTATTTAGTCCCTTTACGTTTCCAAACCAGGTTACCATTAAAAATCGGATTATAATGTCGCCAATGACTACTTTTTCTGGCTTTGAAAACGGAAAATATACGTTGGATGAATTAAATTATTACCAAGCGCGAATTGAGGGAGTTGGAATGGTAATTGCTGGGTGTGCTTATGTTAACCGGAACGGAAAAGCTTTTATTGGCCAACCAGCCATTGATGATGATAAGTACATTCCTAATTTAAAAAAATTAGCTGATTTAATTCACGAGAAACATGGGGTTGCCATTATGCAACTTCACCACGGGGGGCGTGAATGTCACCGTGAGACTTTGTTATTACCAGAGCCATTATCTGCAAGTGCTGTTATTTCATTACGAGAATGAGCAATTACTCCCCGTGCTATGACATCGGAAGAAATTTTAGATACAATTGAAGATTTTGGTGCCGCAACATTACGCGCCATTAAAGCTGGTTATGATGGGGTTGAAATTCATGGGGCTAATACCTATTTATTACAACAATTTTTTTCACCTCATGCTAACCAACGGAAAGATGAATGAGGGGGAACTCTTAAAAAACGAATGAAATTTCCTTTAGCAGTCGTTGAAAAGGTGTTAGCTGTTGTGAAAGAACATAGTACCAAACCATTTATTGTTGGGTATCGGATTTCGCCCGAAGAAATTGAAAACCCAGGCATTACTTTGGAAGACACTTGTGCTTTAATGGATCACTTAGTTAAATATCCGTTAGATTATATTCACATTTCGAATTCGTGGGTATGGCGAAAAAGTTTACGAAATAAAGAAAATCCAACCCCAGTTATTAATGAAATTATCAATAGATTTCATGATAAAATTCCGTTAATTGCTGTGGGGGGTGTTAAAACTCCAGATGATGCCTTAAAAGTACTTGATAGTAACATTCCCTTAGTAGCAATGGGGCGGGAATTAATTGCAGAACCTCAATGAGTGCACAAAGTCGAAAGTGGCAATGAATTAGCAATTCGTACTAGCATCAAATTATCAGATTTAGCGGAATTACAAATTCCCCAACCATTATTAGATTTATTTATTGAAGATAATAAAAATTGAAAAATGAGTATTGAAGATTAA